The following are encoded in a window of Clostridium thermarum genomic DNA:
- a CDS encoding DNA polymerase III subunit alpha has product MEPYKEQDKKNIDFVHLHVHTEYSLLDGSGKMKQLVKRAKELGMKSLAITDHGVMYGCVDFYKAAVEEGIHPIIGCEIYIVPKSMKIKHMDKENETYHLVLLVKNEVGYNNLMKIVSTASIEGFYYKPRVDHEYLKQHSEGLIALSACLGGEVQAHMLEGNYAKAKDAALFYKSVFKEDFYLELQYHGMQEQMKVNGEIIKLSKEIGVPLIATNDVHYIRKEDYRAHDVLLCIQTGKTVDEENRMRYPSDQFYLKSPEEMYGLFSYVPEALNNTVKIAEKCKFDYEFHKSKLPKFPLPEGYDAFEYLRDTCFKGLVDRYKVFEPIRDLSQEEIYASVMKISEENLDAKELTYRLNYELNIINQMGYVDYFLIVWDFIRYANENGIPTGPGRGSAAGSIVAYTLGITKIDPIKYSLLFERFLNPERVSMPDIDSDFCYEGRQKVIDYVVDKYGENNVSQIITFGTMAARACIRDVGRAMNYSYAEVDKIAKMIPTMLGITIDKALFLNPELKAIYDEEERVRELIDISRSLEGLPRHSSTHAAGVVIASQPLVSFVPLQRNEDMIVTQFPMGTLEELGLLKMDFLGLRTLTVMRDAIKMVKDIRGIDIDLDQIGFDDHEVYKMIGEGKTVGVFQLESAGMTNFMKELKPDSLEDIIAGISLYRPGPMAEIPRYIENKNFPEKVTYLTPELESILSVTYGVMVYQEQVMEIVRKLAGYSMGRSDLVRRAMSKKKHKVMEEERKNFIYGIVDENGNVEVPGCIRNGISEEVANKIFDQMMDFASYAFNKSHAAAYAVVAYQTGYLMRYYPAEYIAAMLNSVMGVTDKVVFYIRFAESQGIQVKSPNINESYAKFTVKDEKTILFGLAAIKNAGIHVVESIVSSREQKGKFTSLYDFCNKIDLSVINKRVIESLIKSGAFDCFKVYRSQMLSVYEKILDGLGSEKKRNIDGQVSLFGDLGATSLGGVNLEAEIKYPNIKEFEKRHLLAMEKEITGMYISGHPVEEYQEALKLHTDTRTIDILEAAAQQTTLEDELTTGMDASSYDVSIKENEKIYDGKKIMIGGIITSVSRKFTRNNDRMAFITLEDIYGSIEVVVFPKVMEKVSSLITEDALILVKGRVSIREDEGPKILCEDIQPLININTSKLYIAIEDDKTARGIINNLKLALHRYKGNTPVYLFIRKERKNYRMDKEFWVNTESGVVEFLKSEFGEENVKVV; this is encoded by the coding sequence ATGGAGCCTTATAAAGAACAGGATAAGAAAAATATTGATTTCGTTCATCTTCATGTACATACAGAATACAGTTTGCTGGATGGTTCAGGTAAAATGAAGCAGCTTGTAAAAAGAGCTAAAGAGCTAGGCATGAAAAGCCTGGCAATTACAGATCACGGAGTTATGTATGGTTGCGTGGACTTTTATAAAGCTGCTGTAGAAGAAGGAATACATCCAATAATAGGATGCGAAATATATATTGTGCCAAAATCTATGAAGATTAAGCATATGGACAAAGAAAATGAAACATACCATCTTGTTTTACTGGTAAAAAATGAGGTTGGTTATAATAATTTGATGAAGATTGTATCTACCGCTTCCATAGAGGGATTTTATTATAAACCGAGAGTTGATCATGAATACCTAAAGCAGCACAGCGAGGGACTTATCGCACTTAGTGCGTGTCTAGGCGGTGAAGTTCAAGCTCATATGCTGGAGGGCAATTATGCTAAGGCTAAGGATGCTGCATTATTCTATAAGTCAGTATTTAAAGAGGACTTTTATTTGGAGCTTCAATACCACGGTATGCAGGAGCAAATGAAGGTAAATGGAGAAATTATCAAGCTTTCAAAAGAAATTGGGGTGCCATTGATTGCTACTAATGATGTCCATTATATAAGAAAGGAAGACTATCGGGCCCATGATGTACTCCTCTGCATTCAGACAGGCAAGACTGTGGACGAAGAAAACAGAATGAGGTATCCATCGGATCAGTTCTACTTGAAGTCCCCTGAGGAAATGTATGGCTTGTTTTCTTATGTGCCTGAGGCCTTGAACAATACCGTCAAAATTGCAGAGAAATGTAAATTTGATTATGAATTCCATAAGTCAAAGCTGCCCAAATTCCCACTACCAGAAGGATATGATGCTTTCGAATATCTGAGGGATACCTGTTTCAAAGGCTTAGTAGATAGGTACAAGGTTTTTGAACCTATAAGGGATCTATCGCAAGAAGAGATTTATGCTTCTGTAATGAAAATATCAGAAGAGAATCTAGATGCCAAAGAACTCACATACAGACTAAACTATGAGTTAAATATAATAAATCAGATGGGATATGTTGACTATTTCTTGATAGTTTGGGACTTTATAAGATATGCTAACGAGAATGGCATACCAACAGGCCCCGGAAGAGGTAGCGCTGCAGGATCAATTGTAGCCTACACCCTTGGAATTACAAAGATCGATCCCATAAAATACAGCTTGCTTTTTGAGCGTTTTTTGAATCCTGAAAGAGTGAGTATGCCGGATATAGATTCGGATTTTTGTTATGAAGGAAGACAGAAGGTAATTGACTACGTGGTAGATAAATATGGCGAAAATAATGTTTCACAAATAATTACCTTTGGTACCATGGCTGCCAGAGCTTGTATCAGAGATGTTGGAAGAGCTATGAATTATTCTTATGCTGAGGTTGATAAAATTGCTAAGATGATTCCCACTATGCTTGGTATAACTATTGATAAAGCATTGTTCTTAAATCCGGAGTTAAAAGCAATTTATGATGAAGAAGAAAGAGTAAGGGAGCTTATAGATATCAGCAGGTCTCTTGAGGGCTTGCCTAGGCACTCATCAACTCATGCGGCAGGAGTAGTTATAGCATCACAGCCATTAGTAAGTTTTGTTCCGCTGCAAAGGAACGAAGATATGATAGTAACTCAATTCCCTATGGGGACTTTAGAGGAGCTTGGACTACTCAAAATGGACTTCTTAGGCTTGAGAACCCTTACAGTTATGCGTGATGCCATAAAGATGGTCAAGGATATAAGAGGTATTGATATAGATTTAGACCAAATTGGCTTTGATGATCATGAAGTCTATAAAATGATAGGTGAAGGTAAGACTGTTGGGGTCTTCCAATTGGAATCTGCCGGGATGACTAACTTTATGAAGGAGCTGAAACCGGATTCCCTGGAGGACATAATAGCGGGAATAAGTTTGTACAGACCAGGCCCTATGGCTGAAATTCCAAGATATATTGAAAATAAGAACTTTCCAGAGAAGGTAACTTACTTGACTCCGGAACTTGAAAGCATCTTAAGTGTTACCTATGGCGTTATGGTTTATCAAGAACAGGTTATGGAGATAGTAAGAAAGCTTGCAGGATACTCTATGGGCCGAAGTGACCTTGTTAGACGTGCTATGTCAAAGAAAAAGCACAAGGTAATGGAGGAAGAGAGAAAGAACTTTATCTATGGAATAGTTGATGAAAATGGCAATGTTGAGGTGCCTGGATGTATTAGAAATGGCATTAGTGAAGAGGTAGCAAACAAGATCTTCGATCAAATGATGGATTTTGCTTCCTACGCCTTTAACAAGTCCCATGCTGCTGCCTATGCTGTGGTGGCATATCAGACAGGTTATCTGATGAGATATTACCCTGCAGAATACATAGCAGCAATGCTAAACAGTGTTATGGGAGTAACAGATAAGGTTGTATTTTATATAAGGTTTGCTGAAAGTCAGGGAATACAGGTAAAGTCACCTAATATAAATGAAAGCTATGCTAAATTCACGGTCAAGGATGAGAAAACAATACTGTTTGGTCTTGCTGCAATAAAAAATGCCGGCATTCATGTGGTAGAGAGCATCGTTAGCAGCAGAGAGCAAAAGGGTAAATTCACTTCACTATACGATTTTTGTAATAAAATAGATTTATCAGTAATTAATAAAAGAGTTATCGAAAGCCTTATAAAGTCTGGAGCCTTTGATTGTTTCAAAGTTTACCGTTCACAAATGCTTTCGGTTTATGAAAAAATATTAGATGGACTAGGCAGCGAGAAGAAGAGGAACATTGATGGACAGGTAAGTCTCTTTGGAGACTTAGGTGCTACAAGCTTAGGTGGAGTCAATTTAGAGGCTGAGATCAAGTATCCAAACATTAAAGAGTTTGAAAAGCGACACTTGCTGGCCATGGAAAAAGAGATCACAGGTATGTATATATCAGGCCATCCTGTTGAAGAATACCAAGAAGCTCTCAAGCTCCATACCGATACAAGAACCATTGATATCCTTGAAGCAGCTGCTCAACAAACAACTTTAGAGGATGAATTAACGACTGGAATGGATGCTTCAAGCTACGATGTATCCATAAAGGAAAACGAAAAAATCTATGACGGTAAGAAAATTATGATTGGTGGTATAATCACTTCTGTAAGCAGAAAGTTTACTAGGAATAATGATAGGATGGCCTTTATAACCCTTGAAGATATTTATGGAAGCATCGAAGTTGTTGTATTCCCCAAAGTTATGGAAAAGGTATCTAGCCTCATTACTGAAGATGCCCTTATCCTTGTAAAAGGTAGGGTAAGTATAAGAGAAGATGAAGGGCCAAAAATTCTTTGCGAGGATATACAGCCGTTAATAAACATTAATACCTCTAAGTTGTATATTGCAATTGAAGATGATAAGACAGCCCGTGGAATCATAAATAATTTAAAACTTGCTCTACACAGGTATAAGGGAAATACACCGGTATATCTGTTTATCCGAAAGGAAAGAAAGAATTACAGAATGGATAAAGAATTTTGGGTTAATACTGAATCTGGTGTAGTAGAATTTTTAAAGAGTGAGTTTGGAGAAGAGAACGTAAAAGTAGTTTAG